In Erigeron canadensis isolate Cc75 chromosome 6, C_canadensis_v1, whole genome shotgun sequence, the following are encoded in one genomic region:
- the LOC122603342 gene encoding biotin synthase, mitochondrial: MMIVIGRSMRPKRRAVSSMLDLLQQPPTLHRSFFSSLSAAALEADRTIRHGPRNDWQRHEIKSIYDSPLLDLLFHGAQVHRHAQNFREVQQCTLLSIKTGGCSEDCSYCPQSSRYDTGVKAQKLMNKDAVIEAAQKAKEAGSTRFCMGAAWRDTIGRKTNFSQILEYVKEIRGMGMEVCCTLGMIEKQQALELKKAGLTAYNHNLDTSREYYPNVITTRTYDERLETIKHVREAGINVCSGGIIGLGEAEEDRVGLLHTLATLPSHPESVPINALLAVKGTPLENQKEVEIWEMIRMIATARITMPKAMVRLSAGRVKFSVPEQALCFLAGANSIFTGEKLLTTPNNDFDADQSMFKLLGLIPKPPSFSDDAGETEPHEEAVSSAA; the protein is encoded by the exons ATGATGATAGTAATTGGGAGGTCAATGCGTCCGAAGCGGAGGGCGGTTTCATCGATGTTGGATCTCCTCCAACAACCACCTACCCTCCACCGCTCCTTCTTCTCTTCTTTGTCGGCGGCTGCTTTGGAAGCTGACCGAACCATCCGACATGGTCCCAGAAATGATTGGCAAAGACACGAGATTAAATCCATCTACGATTCTCCTCTTCTCGATCTCCTCTTTCACGGA GCTCAAGTTCATAGACATGCTCAAAATTTTAGGGAAGTTCAGCAATGTACACTTTTATCTATAAAGACAGGCGGATGTAGTGAGGATTGTTCGTATTGCCCTCAATCTTCTAGGTATGATACTGGAGTGAAAGCCCAAAAACTTATGAATAAAGATGCTGTTATTGAAGCAGCACAAAAG GCTAAAGAGGCTGGTAGCACTCGGTTTTGTATGGGTGCCGCTTGGAGAGACACCATAGGAAGGAAGACCAACTTTAGTCAAATCCTTGAATATGTGAAAGAAATAAG GGGTATGGGAATGGAGGTTTGTTGTACCTTGGGAATGATAGAAAAGCAGCAAGCCTTAGAACTGAAGAAAGCAGGCCTTACAGCTTACAACCATAATCTTGATACATCAAGAGAGTATTACCCAAATGTCATTACGACAAGAACTTATGACGAACGCCTGGAAACCATCAAGCATGTTCGTGAAGCAGGGATTAATGTTTGTTCGG GAGGAATAATAGGGCTTGGTGAAGCCGAAGAGGACAGGGTTGGTTTGTTGCATACATTAGCAACACTCCCCTCGCACCCAGAGAGTGTTCCAATCAATGCGCTTCTTGCAGTGAAAGGCACACCTTTGGAAAATCAGAAG GAGGTTGAAATATGGGAGATGATACGGATGATTGCTACTGCCCGCATTACAATGCCAAAGGCAATGGTGAGGCTATCTGCCGGCAGAGTGAAGTTTTCAGTCCCAGAGCAAGCATTGTGTTTTCTTGCTGGTGCAAACTCCATATTTACTGGTGAGAAGCTGTTGACGACTCCCAACAATGATTTTGATGCCGATCAATCTATGTTTAAACTGCTTGGACTAATCCCTAAACCCCCTAGCTTCTCGGATGATGCTGGCGAGACTGAACCCCATGAAGAGGCTGTTTCTAGTGCTGCATGA
- the LOC122604415 gene encoding uncharacterized protein LOC122604415 has protein sequence MGKEDGESSNNDMGIGSTHYFQCPLLTTTNYTIWLIRMKIILQANGLRKMVESDRSTADEKRDKTAIGYLFQGLPKDMILQVASCTNAKEVWDTLKTRNVGVDRVQKAKLQTLKSEFEMLQMEEDETIDSFTAKMTSLTSQMTSLGSTLDDATRVRHLLNSVPERFIQIVASIEQYSDLDKLTLDEAIGRLKTFEERIKIKQGKIFDHQDKLLFTRHDNNGQRHSYDKKKKRKICSTK, from the coding sequence ATGGGAAAAGAAGATGGGGAGAGTTCGAATAACGATATGGGAATTGGATCGACACACTATTTCCAATGCCCCTTGTTGACGACAACAAACTATACAATATGGTTGATAAGAATGAAGATCATTTTACAAGCAAATGGTCTACGGAAAATGGTCGAGTCCGATAGAAGTACGGCTGATGAAAAGCGAGACAAGACCGCGATTGGGTATCTATTTCAAGGATTACCCAAAGATATGATATTGCAAGTAGCAAGTTGCACAAATGCAAAAGAAGTTTGGGATACATTAAAGACTCGAAATGTTGGAGTAGATCGAGTACAAAAGGCGAAACTACAAACTCTCAAATCCGAATTTGAGATGTTACAAATGGAGGAAGATGAAACCATTGATTCATTTACCGCGAAAATGACAAGTCTCACATCACAAATGACAAGTCTTGGATCAACCCTTGATGATGCAACTCGTGTGCGGCACCTGTTAAATTCTGTACCAGAGAGGTTCATTCAAATTGTGGCGTCAATTGAGCAATACTCGGATCTAGATAAATTAACTTTGGACGAAGCCATTGGAAGATTAAAGACCTTTGAAGAAAGGATAAAGATTAAGCAAGGAAAGATCTTTGATCATCAAGATAAACTATTATTTACAAGACATGACAACAATGGTCAAAGACATAGctatgataaaaaaaagaagaggaaGATATGTTCCACCAAATAA
- the LOC122604414 gene encoding senescence-induced receptor-like serine/threonine-protein kinase: MTLFESVSFALFLVIVHAQDDQSGFISIDCGLAEGSDYTDNITGIRYVSDAGFTETGIRGEISPISQTLRYFPDSNRSCYTLRLKQGKNNTYLIRAKFMYGNYDIRGFIPIFDLYLGTDLWDTIYNQMRVVYAEIIHVPLKDYIKVCLVSTGRGIPFISGLEVRLLDSIMYQVPRLTSLRLTVSDNFGLSDQVIRYKDDKFDRIWIPSIPQGYKAVQTSSDTVPSGDFEMPLKVMSTAITPINSTDNIVLQWIVNIPSIVRIYLHFAEVETLLEDNLREFNIYLNGTALGPVIPTTQASTIVTELFIANGNRFLMLNKTQRSTLPPIINAAAIYNLMQLKQDQTEEEDDAAISNAKSIYGLKRNWQGDPCLPKSYVWDGLTCRYNDTAAARIISLNLSSFGLSGEIATALGNLTMIESLDLSYNNLNGTVPDFLAKLKNLRILNLQGNKFSGQLPPELVAKSKNGSLVLRIGANSDEEKSSCIEGSCKNKRSKPHIGVLVTISVLALLVVFATTWTVKKCRTKDLGTNEERLRTRYQKLKYSKVARITNSFETEIGKGGSGKVFLGLIGGKQVAVKILSGSPNQGNKEFRDEVKFLMDVRHKNITSLIGYCDDINHKAIIYEYMACGNLEKHLFDGIPNVLPWGRRLQIGCDVAEGLAYMHHGCTPPILHRDIKSSNILLNEGFQAKVAGFGLSRAFKTENADGYLDPEYHSTNKLTEKSDVYSFGVVLLELITGKPAILEGINTVGINIAEEKTVEDIIDPRLEGLFDIEIAWKVFELARVCVSPKSNERPSMNEVVIDLNQWLQAERSVSIPLNMESMSTSLMAES, from the exons atgacattgtTCGAAAGCGTTTCTTTTGCTCTTTTCTTGGTTATTGTTCATGCTCAAGATGATCAATCAG gtttcaTCAGCATAGATTGTGGGCTAGCTGAAGGTTCAGATTATACCGATAATATAACAGGCATAAGATATGTTTCGGACGCTGGATTCACGGAAACTGGCATACGTGGAGAAATATCACCC ATCTCACAGACTCTTAGATACTTTCCTGATAGCAACCGAAGTTGCTACACTCTTAGACTAAAACAAGGGAAGAATAATACGTATTTAATAAGAGCCAAGTTCATGTACGGGAACTATGACATCAGAGGCTTTATCCCAATATTCGATCTCTATCTTGGAACAGATCTTTGGGATACTATCTATAATCAAATGAGAGTAGTTTACGCCGAAATTATACATGTGCCGTTAAAGGATTACATAAAGGTGTGCCTTGTGAGCACAGGTCGTGGAATTCCATTCATTTCGGGATTAGAAGTGAGGCTTTTGGATAGCATCATGTATCAAGTACCTCGTCTAACATCACTCCGTCTCACCGTTAGCGATAATTTTGGTTTATCAGATCAAGTGATCAG GTACAAAGACGACAAGTTTGATCGAATTTGGATTCCGTCAATTCCGCAAGGCTATAAAGCGGTACAGACTTCATCTGATACAGTTCCTTCAGGGGATTTCGAGATGCCATTAAAGGTTATGAGCACTGCCATTACACCAATTAACTCTACAGACAATATAGTCTTACAGTGGATAGTTAATATCCCATCTATAGTTAGAATTTACCTGCATTTTGCTGAAGTTGAAACACTACTAGAAGACAACTTGAGAGAATTCAACATTTATCTGAATGGGACGGCTCTTGGACCAGTCATTCCCACAACCCAAGCAAGCACCATAGTAACAGAGTTATTTATAGCCAATGGCAATCGGTTTCTTATGTTAAATAAAACCCAGAGATCGACCCTCCCTCCTATAATCAACGCGGCAGCGATTTACAATCTAATGCAGTTAAAACAAGATCAAACAGAAGAAGAGGATg ATGCTGCAATATCTAATGCTAAATCAATTTATGGACTAAAAAGAAACTGGCAAGGAGATCCGTGTCTTCCGAAATCATATGTCTGGGATGGTCTTACATGTCGCTACAATGATACAGCGGCAGCTAGGATCATATCCCT GAACCTTTCCTCTTTTGGATTAAGTGGAGAGATAGCAACTGCCTTGGGTAATCTTACTATGATTGAATCACT GGACTTGTCCTACAACAACTTGAACGGAACTGTACCAGATTTTCTGGCTAAATTGAAGAACCTAAGAATTCT AAACTTACAGGGAAACAAGTTCTCAGGACAACTTCCACCAGAACTTGTTGCAAAGTCAAAGAATGGATCTTTGGTGCTTAG AATTGGAGCAAACAGTGATGAAGAAAAAAGTTCTTGTATCGAGGGTTCATGTAAAAACAAGCGTAGCAAACCTCATATTGGAGTGCTAGTCACAATTAGTGTATTGGCACTACTGGTTGTGTTTGCGACCACATGGACAGTAAAAAAATGCAGAACAAAAG ATTTGGGCACAAACGAGGAACGTCTTAGAACGAGATATCAAAAGTTAAAGTATTCTAAAGTGGCGAGAATCACTAACAGCTTTGAGACTGAAATTGGGAAAGGAGGATCTGGGAAGGTGTTCCTTGGATTAATTGGGGGTAAGCAGGTTGCTGTGAAGATACTTTCTGGATCACCAAACCAAGGAAATAAGGAATTTCGGGATGAG GTCAAGTTTCTGATGGATGTTCGTCATAAAAACATAACTTCACTCATTGGGTACTGCGACGACATAAACCACAAGGcaattatatacgagtatatggcCTGCGGGAACTTAGAAAAACATCTATTTG ATGGAATCCCAAATGTCTTGCCATGGGGAAGAAGGTTACAAATAGGATGTGATGTAGCAGAAG GTTTAGCATACATGCATCATGGCTGCACGCCACCGATACTCCACAGAGATATAAAGTCTTCAAACATATTATTGAATGAAGGCTTCCAAGCCAAGGTGGCTGGTTTTGGGCTGTCAAGAGCTTTTAAAACTGAAAATGCTGATGGGTACCTTGACCCGGA GTATCATTCAACAAACAAGTTGACGGAGAAAAGTGACGTGTACAGTTTCGGCGTAGTACTTTTGGAGTTAATTACAGGAAAACCAGCAATATTAGAGGGCATAAACACAGTAGGCATAAACATCGCTGAAGAAAAAACCGTGGAGGATATAATTGATCCTAGATTAGAGGGGTTGTTTGACATCGAAATAGCCTGGAAGGTATTTGAATTGGCAAGGGTATGTGTTTCCCCCAAATCCAATGAAAGGCCATCCATGAATGAGGTGGTGATAGATCTCAATCAATGGTTGCAAGCAGAGAGAAGTGTAAGCATACCCTTAAACATGGAAAGCATGAGTACTTCCTTGATGGCGGAGTCTTAG
- the LOC122605246 gene encoding uncharacterized protein LOC122605246: protein MGNYSNEQRSNFSETLYQENQNPDLQSPNEIPSGVFKKQDSGLKYKNPKRKNQVFLEGYVDEDELVRAKSLTDEDLEELKGCLDLGFGFSYDEIPELCNTLPALELCYSMSQKFLDDQQQKSPRMDDESVPSSPIANWKISSPGDHPEDVKLRLKYWAQAVAWTVRLCK, encoded by the exons ATGGGGAACTATTCAAATGAACAAAGATCCAATTTTTCTGAGACCCTTtatcaagaaaaccaaaacccagATCTCCAATCTCCAAATGAAATCCCATCTGGGGTTTTCAAGAAACAAGATTCTGGGCTTAAATACAAGAACCCCAAAAGGAAAAACCAAGTCTTTCTTGAAGgatatgttgatgaagatgaaCTTGTCAGAGCTAAAAGCTTAACtgatgaagatcttgaagaacttaaggggtgtttggattTGGGTTTTGGGTTCAGTTATGATGAAATCCCTGAACTTTGTAACACTTTGCCTGCTTTGGAATTGTGTTATTCAATGAGTCAAAAGTTTCTTGATGACCAGCAGCAAAAGTCGCCAAGAATGGATGATGAAAGTGTGCCATCATCTCCTATTGCCAATTGGAAGATTTCTAGTCCTg gTGATCATCCTGAAGATGTTAAGTTAAGACTCAAGTATTGGGCTCAAGCAGTGGCTTGGACAGTTAGACTATGCAAGTAA